TTTTGCCAAAGGTTTTTATAAATAAAAATATAAGCTTAAAAGCAAAATTTTGGTTTGTTAAAATTCTTTTAAAGGCTAAAATTTGAGAGTTTTATTTGTGATATCAACCATTGGTAGAGGCGGGGCTGAGCGCGTTATGAGCGTTTTATCAAATGAGTTATCAAAAAGCATTGATGTTAGTATTTTAAAATTTGATGATAGTAAGCCTTTTTATGAAATTTCAAACAAAGTTAAGGTTTTTAGCCTAAAAAGTAGCGTTGGCGATCAAGGTATAGCTGGGAATTTTAAAAAAAGATTTGGCAAGGTATTTAAAATTCGCAAATTTATAAAAAACAATAAATTTGACGCTATTATTCCGTTTTTAGATACTACAAATATCTTAGTTTTGCTTGCAAATTTAGGCTTAAAAAACAGAGTCATAGCTTCAGAGCATAACAACTATAAATTTTTATCAAGCCCATTTTTAAGGATATTAAGAAGGGTAGTTTATCCTTTAGCAGATGGTTTAACGATGCTAACTAAATTTGACTGGGATTATTATAAATTTGTAAAAAATAGAGCAATTTTACCAAATCCAATGTTTGAATTTAAAAAGAGTAGTTTTAGTAAGGAAAATCTCATCTTAAGTGCTGGTAGGCTCATACCACATAAAGGTTTTGATGCGTTTTTACGCTCGATTTCTTTGGCTGATAAAGAGCTTTTAAACGGTTGGCAAGTCATTATCGCTGGAGATGGAGAAGAAAGAGCAAATTTAGAAAAAATGGCTAAAGATTTAGGTCTTGATGTGTGTTTTGTTGGATTTGTTAAAGATATACAAAACTACTACACAAGAGCTAAAATAGTTGCTGTAAATAGCAGGAAAGAGGGCTTTTGTAATATTTTGATGGAAAGTATTTATTTTGAGTGTGCTAGAATTTCAACTGATTGTATAGCAGGACCAAGTGAGCTTATAAATGACGGCGTGGACGGCTTTTTATGCAAGGTAGATGATGAAAAAGAATTTTCTAAAAAGTTAGAAATTTTACTAAAAGATGAGAATTTAAGATATAAATTTACTCAAAATGCAAATTTAAGAAAAGATGAGTTTAAAGTGGAAAATATAACTAAAAAATGGCTTGATTTTATAGAAATTTGCATAAAAGGATAGAGTTTGAAAAAGCCATTAATTAGCGTAATAGTTCCTGTTTATAATGTAGAAAAATACCTAAATGAGTGCTTAGAAAGCATTGTAAATCAAACTTATGAAAATTTAGAAATTATTTTAGTTGATGATGGAAGTAGTGATAGTTCAGGCAAAATTTGTGATGAGTTTGCCTTAAAAGATAGCCGAATAAAAGTAATCCATAAAAAAAATGGCGGTTTATCAAGTGCTAGAAATTCTGGCATAGACATCGCAAACGGGGAGTATTTAAGCTTTATAGATAGTGATGATATGGTTGATAAAAATTTTATACTAACGCTTTTTGGTTTAATACAAAAAAGTTCTTTAAAACTATCTTCCGTGGGCTTTAAAGCCTTTTATAAAAATTTAGATGAATTGCCAGATAAAAGTTATGAAAAAATCATTAGCGATGAAGAGTATTTTAAAAATATATTTATAGGAAATGATGATTTTAGATGTGCATCTTGTAAATTTCTTTTTCATAAAAGTTTGTTTGAAAATTTAAGGTTTCCAGTTGGCGAGCTTTATGAAGATGTGGCTATTTTTGGAGAGATTATGGTTGGAGCCAAAAAGGTCATAATGAGCGATGAAAGGCTCTATTTTTACCGAATGAGAGATGGTTCTATAGTTCATAGTTTTTCGCCTAGGCATTTTGATTTTTTAAAACAAGCTGAAATTTTAGTAAGCATAGCTGCTAATAAATATCCACATTTAACCCCTATCACAAAATACTATCTAAGTAGCGTTAGAATGGCGATAAGCTTTGATATTTTAAAGTCAAATAGTTTAGAATTTGATAGCTTTTTAAAAAAGAGTAGTAAATTTATAAGAGAAAATTTCACTTCTGTTTTTAGAACTAAAAGCTTAAATAAAAAAACTAAAATTTTGGTTTTGATTTTGGGTCTAAGTAGTTCTTTATTTAAGCTAATATATAGAATTTTTGGTGGTAAAAAGTGAAAAAATTAAGCGTTTTTATCTACTCGATGGCTGGCGGTGGAGCTGAAAGAGTCGTTTCAAATTTGCTTCCTAACCTAGCAAATGAGTATGAAATTTATCTTGTTTTAATGAGAGATAAGATTGATTATAAGCTGCCAGATGGCATAAAGGTTTTTTTTATAGAAAATTCAGCCCCTTTTGAAAATGGCATAAAAAAACTTCTAAAACTGCCATTTTTAGCTATAAAATACAAAAAACTTTGTGAAAATTTAGGCATTAAAAATCACTTCGTTTGGATGGTAAGACCTTGTTTTGTAGCTGCTATAGCTAGAATTTTAGGCTTAAGTGGAAAGTTTGTTTTTAATGAGTGCTCTACCCCTTCAGTTCTTTATAAAGATAGTAGTTTTAAATCAAAAATAAGCAAATTTCTTATCAAAAAGCTTTATAAAAAAGCTGACTTTATCTTGCCAAATTCAAAAGAGGCTTATGATGATTTAGCATGTAATTTTGGGATTAAAAAAGATAAAATGAGCATTTTATACAACGCTGTTGACATTAATTTTATAGAGCAAAAATCCTTAGAAAATATAGAATTTAATGGCAAATTTTTCCTAAGTGTTGGTAGGCTTGATGAGAATAAAAACCACGAAACGCTCATCCGCTCTTACGCTCTTATAAAAGAGCCAAAGTTAGACCTTATTATTCTAGGAACTGGTGTTTTAAAGGATTATTTACAAAATTTAATAAATAAGCTAAATTTGGCTAAAAAAGTTCATCTTTTGGGTTTTGATGCAAATCCTTATAAGTACATGTCAAAGTGTGAAGCTTTTGTTTTTACTTCAAAGGTTGAGGGTTTTTCAAATGTTTTAATAGAAGCTTTAGCGTGTGGGGCATTTGTTATAAGTAGTGATCACAAAAGCGGGGCTAGAGAGCTTTTAGGTAGCCATGAGTGGGGGATTTTGGTTCCAGTTAGCGATATAAAATCCACAGCAGCTGCTATGCAAAAAGTAATAAATGAGCCAAATTTGGTACTAGATTACAAAGCGAAGGCAAAAGATAGAGCAAAATTTTTTGATAAAGATAGAATTTCTAAAGAGCTTATTGAAAACTTAAACGAGATATATGTATAAAACTTATGCCAAATTTATAAGGTTTTTATAAAAAATGGTTAAAATATAGCACGAAAATTTTAAAATAGGGTTTAAATGATAGATATTGATTTAAATAAACGAAGATGGGTTATTGTTTTTATATTCATCACTTTTATGTTTGGGGTTATTTCTAGGCTTTATTGGATTGATTGGGCGAGTGATTATCCTGAGATGATTCATGATGGTCAAGTTATGATAAATACAAACGACGGATACGCTTTTGCTGAGGGTGCAAGGGACATTATCGCTGGTTTTCACCAACCAAATGATTTAAGTTATGTAAATCACACAATGTCTAAATTTACAGCTTTTATTTACCATATAGTGCCTTTTAGTTTTGAAACTATTATTTTATATATGAGTGTATTTTTTAGTTCACTTCTTGTTGTTCCGGTTTTGCTTATAGCTAGGGAATTTAGGGTTAGTGGAGCTGGAATAGTAGCAGCAGCAAGTTCTGTTGTAGCGGTTAGTTACTATAACAGGACGATGGCAGGATATTATGATACTGATATGTTAAATATCGTTCTTCCTTGCTTTGTGCTTTGGGGACTTATAAGAATAACGGTTAGGCAAGATAGATTTTCTATAATAATAGCTCCTATTTTTGGGCTTTTTTATCACTGGTGGTATCCATCTAGCTTTACATTAATTGGTGCTATGGCGGGAATGTTTTTGTTATATACGCTTGTTTTTGAAAGAAAAAGCTTACAAAATTATCAAGCTTTGCTTCTTTTAATAGTTGCTGTAACAAATCTCTCAGCTACTTTTAGATTAATATCAATTATCGCTTTATATCTGCTTTTTATGAAAAAAGAAGATATTAAAGTATTAGCAGCAGTTGGAGCTTTGGTGCTTTTTGTTTTTATTTTAAAAGGTGGCTTAAACCCTATTTGGTTTATGCTTAAATTTTATGTAGTAAGAGATACAACAGAAGCCTTGTCTTCGTCATTTCACTTTTTTAGTGTAAATCAAACCATTCAAGAATCAGGTGCTATGGATTGGGATTATTTTATGACTAGGATTAGTTCTCATCCATTTTTCTTTATTTTAGGAGCTATTGGTTATTTGCTTTTTTGTTTTAAACATAGAGCATTTCTTATATCTCTTCCTATACTTGCTCTTGGTATTTTATCTATTAGATCAGGGCTTAGATTTACTATATATGCAGTTCCTATAATGGCTTTAGGGCTTGGTTTTTTGGTAAATTTCTTACTTGATTTTTTTAAGGTTAAAGGAGCTTTAAAGCTTAGTGGAATTATCGCTTTAACAGTTGTAGCTGTTTTTCCTGCTCTTAAACATATAAAAAACTATACAAGTCCAACTGTATTTTTTAACGCTGAAACTCAAGTGTTAGAGCGTCTTAAAAGCATTTCTGATAGAGAAGATTATGTAGTTGCTTGGTGGGATTATGGATACCCGATTCGCTACTACGCTGATGTTAAAACCCTAATAGATGGTGGAAAACATCTTGGAAATCATAATTTTCCAGTTAGTTTTGCTCTAACAAAAGATCTTGTAAGTTCGGCAAATATGAGCAGATTAGCAGTTGAATATACAGAAAAAGCCTTTAATGATAAAAATATTAGCTCACCTTTTAAGGCTATGATGAAAGATTATGGCTTTGATGATCCAAATCTTTTTTTAACCAGTTTATCTTTAAAAGATTTTACTCTTCCACAAAAAACTAGAGATATTTATTACTATTTACCAGCTAGAATGATAGGAATTTACTCAGTTGTTTGGTATTTTTCAAACATTGATTTAACAACAGGCAAGGGATATGATCAGCCGTTTTTTGCTTCTGCTAGGTTTGTTCAGGTTAATAACAGTGGTCTAGTTTTGGATAATGGCATGACCTTATCAACTGATATGAAAAACATCATCTATGGTTCACAAAGCATTCCTATTAGGGGTTTTTATGAGACAAGATATGATGAGAGTGGAAAATTTAGCGTTAGCGAGATAATTGCTGATAAGGATGGAATTTTAAATGTTATAATTTTAAGTGATGGAACATTTATAATCACAGACAACAAGGCCTTTAACTCAGCTTATGTACAGCTTTTTATGCTAGAACGCTACGATAGTGAAATTTATGAATTAGTCATATCTACGCCATTAGCAAAAGTCTATAAGCTAAAAATTTAAGGATATATAGTGGCTAGGATAGGTTTTTTATCTCATAGCGATATGAGCCTTTATTATTTTCGTAAGCCCATAATGAAAGAGCTTAAAAATTTGGGTCATGAAATCTTTGCTATATCTCCTAAGGGGGAGTTTTCTAAACTACTAGAAGATGAGTTTAATGTCATAAATTATGAGATAAAAGCTGGATCAATCAATCCTTTTAGAGTTATTAGTGATTTTAACTCCTTAAAAGATGCCTTAAGAGATCTAAATTTAGATATGCTTCAAACAGCAGCTCATAAAAGCAACACCTTTGGAACATTTGCGGCTAAAAGCGTAGGGATTAAAAACGTTATAAATTTAGTAGAAGGACTAGGAAGTTTTTATGTGGAAGATAATTTTAAGAGTTTAGCCATTAGATTTATCTTAAATAGACTAAATAAAAAAGCCTTTAGATTAAGTGATAAAACTATCTTTGTAAATGATAGCGACCCAGATTATATGATAAAAAAAGGAATTATCAAAGAAAACAAAGTTGTTCGTATAAAAAGCGTAGGCGTTGATGCAAGTTATTTTGATCCAGAAAGTGCTACTCCTTATCCTTTTAATACAGATAAAAAAGTAGTTATGATGATAGGACGCGCTTTATGGCATAAAGGAATAAGAGAATTTTACCAAGCGGCTGAAATTTTAAAAGATAGAAAAGATGTGCTTTTTGTCTTTGTTGGAGATGTGTATGAAGGCAATAAAAGCAGCGCTGGTAGCGACTTTTTGCTAGGTAAAAATGTCCTTTGGATACGCTGGAGTGATAAGATAAAAGAGCTTTTAAAAGCATCGTATCTTTACGCTTTGCCAAGCTATAAAGAGGGTTTTCCTAGAACTGTTTTAGAAGCTATGAGTATGGCAAAACCTTGCGTTGTTAGTGATGTTAGTGGGTGTAATGAAGCGATAAAAGATGGCTTTAATGGCCTACTTTGTAAACCCATGGACTCAAAAGATTTAGCCACAAAGATAGCGATGCTTTTAAATGATGATGAGATGGCGTTGGAATTTGGAAGAAACGGTAGAAATTTAGTTATAAAAAATTATAACCAGCCTATTATTACTAAAAAATATTTAGAAGTTTATAAGGAATTTATAGATGTATAAGGCGTTTTTAAAAAGATTAATTGATATTTTAGCAAGTTTAATTTTAATTATTTTAACCTTGCCTTTGATGATAATAATCTATTTTTTAATCAAATTTAAAATCTCAAAAAGCCCGATTTTTAGGCAAATTCGCCCAGGACTTAATGAAAAACTTTTTACTATTTATAAATTTAAAACGATGAGTGATGAGGTTGATGAAAATGGAAATTTATTAAGCGATGAGTTAAGGCTAGATAAATTTGGAGCAAAAATTAGAAGCCTAAGCCTTGATGAGTTGCCACAGCTTTTTAATGTGCTAAAAGGAGATATGAGTTTTATAGGACCGCGTCCGCTTTTAACTGAGTATTTACCACTTTATAATGAAACCCAAAAACTTCGCCATAATGTTCGTCCAGGCATAACTGGACTTGCACAAGTTAATGGAAGAAACGCTATTTCGTGGAGTAAAAAATTTGAGTATGATTCGTATTACGCTAAAAATTTAAGCTTTTGTTTAGATCTGAAAATCGCATTTTTAACTATAAAAAAAGTGATAATTAAAGAAGGAATTAATAAAGATGGAATGGCTACAACAGAGAAATTCAATGGCACAAACTAAAAGCATTTATATTTATGGAAGTGGTGGTCATGGCAAGGTTGTAGCTGAGATTGCAAAGCTATGTGGATATAAAAACATTATTTTTTTAGATGATAAAAACGGGCTTAAATTTAGTGAGAATTTAGATAAATTTGATATGATAATCGCCATTGGAGATAATAAAACTAGGGCAAATTTACAAGAAAAAGCACAAAATTTTGGCTTTAATGTAGTTAGTTTAATCCACCCAAACGCTATTATTTCAAACTCAGCCGTGATTAAAAAAGGCGTTGTAATAATGGCAGCAGCGGTTGTAAATGCGAACGCTATAATTGAAAATGGAGCGATTATCAACACAAACGCAGTTGTTGAGCATGACTGCGTAGTTGGAGAGTTTTCGCATCTTAGCCCAAATGTTTCAGTTGCAGGTGGCGTAAAAGTTGGAGAATTTTCTCATTTAGGAATAGGAAGCTCAGTGATACAAAACATTAAAATTGGTAAAAACTCAATCATTGGAGCAGGGGCTGTGGTGATAAAAGATATACCACAAAACAGCGTCGCAGTTGGCGTTCCAGCAAGAGTTATAAAGCAAAATTTATAAATATTTCAAATAAAGGAGAAAAAATGGCAGTTGATGTAAATGGAGTAGAACTTCAAAGTGGAGATAGTATAGTTGTGATTAAGGATTTAAAGCTAAAAGGGTCTAAAAATAGCGTAAAACAAGGCACAAAAGCAAAAATTCGCTTAACTAAAAATGATAATGAAGTTGAGTGTAAGCTTGATAAACTTGGAACTGTTATTTTAAAAACCGAATTTATAAGAAAAGCTTAAATTTTTTGAAGTAAAATAACGCTTTTATTTTAAGGAAAAATATGGCACGAGTATTTTTAAGTCCGCCAAATATGGGTGGAAATGAGTTAGAATATATAAAAAAAGTTTTTGAAAGCAACTACATAGCACCACTTGGTGAGTATGTGGATAAATTTGAAAATAGTGTAAAAAATTTCTGTAAGGTAAATTCGGCACTTGCACTAAACTCAGGCACAGCGGCAATCCACCTAGCTTTAAAAAGCCTTGGAGTAAAAGATGGCGATGTTGTTCTTGGTTCAACTTTTACTTTTATGGCTTCGCTAAATCCGGTATTTTACGAAAGATGCGAGGCTATTTTAATTGATAGCGATGAGAGCTGGAATTTAAGCCCAAAACTTTTAAAAAAAGCCATAAATTTAGCACCTAAAAAGCCATTTGCTTTAATCGTAACTCATCTTTACGGTCAATCTGCTAAGATGGATGAAATTTTAGAAATTTGCCAAAATGAGGGTATTAAGGTCATTGAAGATGCAGCTGAAGCACTTGGCGGATTTTACAAGGACAATGCCCTTGGAACGCTAGGACATGCTGGAGCGTTAAGCTTTAATGGAAATAAAATCATCACAACAAGTGGCGGTGGAATGCTAGTTTCAAACGATGAAAACTTAGTTAAAAAAGCTAGATTTTTAAGCACTCAAGCAAGAGAGCCACTTTTGCATTACGAACACAAAACTTATGGATACAACTACCGCTTAAGCAATGTTTTAGGTGCCATTGGCGTGGGACAAATGGAAGTTTTAGATAAAAGAGTTGCTAAAAAACGAGAAGTTTTTGAAAAATATAAGCAAAATTTATCAAATTTGAGCGTTGAATTTATGCCTGAAATTCCAAACTCAAAGGGAAATAGATGGCTTACAACTTTGCTTTTTAAAGAAAAAAATGCTCATCTAAAAGTTATTGAAGCCTTAAATAAAGCTGATATTGAAAGCAGACCTTTGTGGAAGCCTATGCATTTACAGCCTGTTTTTAAAGGAACTTTAAGCGTGGTTGATGGCACAAGTGAGGATTTTTTTAGTAGGGGAATTTGCCTTCCAAGTGGTAGTGATATAAGCGATAACGATATAGATAGAGTTTGTGAGATTATAAAAAGTAATATAATATGATTAAATTTCTAGAGCCAACTAAATTTAAAAGATTTCTATTTTTTATATTTTTTGATGTTTTTATATCTATATTTTCAACTACATCGGCATTTTTCTTAAGATTTAATGGCGATATACCAAATGAGTTTTATAAAGGGCTTTTATTATGTGCGTTTAGCATGGCTATTTTAAGGGTTTTCTTTCTGTGGATAGCTAAAATTTATATGGTTCCGTGGAGATTTTTTGGGCTATATGAAGGGCGTAAAATTTTCAATGCTCACATATTTGCGATGTTTTCATTTATGGTTATATATTTTTTACTTGATGATGTTTTTAACCCCTTTCCAAGAAGCGTTATTATAATCGACTCAGCCCTTTGCTATATCCTTATAAGCGGGCTAAGAATTTCTAAAAGAATGATGTATAGCTCAAAAAGCGAAAACAACGAGCCTTGCATTGTTATTGGCGCAACAAATAAAGCTCTTCATGTTTTAAAAGGCATGAAAGAGGGCTATATCAACTACTACGCAGTTGGTGTTTATGACGCAAGAAAAGAAAAAGTTGGCACAACTTGTGAAAATTTTGTAGTTGAAGATAAGAGTCAAATTTCAAAAGATATAAAAAAACACAGTGTAAAAACTGCAATCATAGCTTTAAAGCTAAACCAAACTGAGCTAAATTCTTTACATGATGAGCTTATGAGTTATGGCATTGTAAATGTTAAGATTTTTTCGCTTATAGAAGGTGGAGAGATACGAAATATCACAGTTGAAGATCTCTTAGCAAGAAAGCCAAAAGATCTTGACAAAGAAGTAGTTAGAAATTTTATAAAAGATAAAGTTGTCTTAGTAACTGGAGCGGGTGGGACAATAGGAAGTGAAATTTGCAAACAATGCCTTGAATATGGTGCTAAAAAGCTTGTAATGGTTGATCATAGCGAGTTTAATCTATACCAAATAAATGAAGCTACAAATTCAGATATTAGAAATGAACTAAAGCTTGTAAATATTGTTTATAGAGATGATTTAGAAGAAATTTTTAGCAAATTTAGACCAGATGTTGTAGTTCACGCAGCAGCTTATAAGCATGTTCCAATGTGTGAGTTTAACCCTAAAATGGCTGTTGTAAACAACATAATAGGCACAAAAAATGTAATTGATTTAAGCGTAGAGTACGAAGTAAAAAAAGTAGTTTTAATCTCCACTGATAAAGCCGTTCGCCCTACAAATGTAATGGGTGCAACAAAAAGAGTGTGTGAGCTTTACGCATTAAATTCAAACGAAATATCTAAGGCGGAGATAGTTGCTGTTAGATTTGGTAATGTTTTAGGAAGTAGCGGTAGTGTGATACCAAAATTTAAAAAACAGATCAAAGAAGATAAAAATTTAACCGTAACTCACCCTGATATTGTTAGGTATTTTATGCTAGTTAGCGAAGCGTGTCAGCTCGTACTTCAAGCTGCAAGTATCGCAAAAGGCGGTGAGCTTTTTGTTTTAGATATGGGAGAGCAGGTAAAAATCGCTGATTTAGCTAAAAAAATGATAAGCTTAGCTGGAAAAGAGGGCGAGTTAAGTGTTGAGTTTGTTGGTCTTAGACCAGGAGAAAAGCTATATGAAGAACTACTTATTGATGAGAGTGATAAAAGAACTAGGTATGAGTCTATTTTTGTAACTAGTAGTGCAAAATATGATCTAAATTTACTAAATTCTCAGATAGAAGATTTAGTAAAAAGTGATGATATAGTTAGAAATTTAAAGGCTATAGTGCCAGAATTTAACCACAAGGATTAAAGTGATTATAAAAGAACTTGAAGAATTTAGAGTAAATCGTCAAAAGATAAGAGCATATCTATGCTATATCTTTACTAGAAATTTTCCCAACTATCTTGAAGATATTAGTTTAGAAATTTTAGAACTTGGGTTTGAAAAAATTTCTCATGAGCTTTTAAGATACGATGCGTTTTATATATTAGATAAAAATGGCTATCAAATAAAAAGCAAAAGCAAACTAAAAGGCTCTGATATGGGCGATGGGCTAAATAGAAGCCTTAGATCCTACTACTATAACGCAGTAAGAGAGAAAAGATGCTATCTTAGTGAGCCATATCCATCTTCTTTAAATGGTGAGCTTTGTGTAACTATCTCAATGCCGATATATGATATAAATAAAGAGCTTTTATATGTCGTTTGTGCTGATATAGGCTTGGTTGATATATTAAGACTTCTTGGTAAAAACTCTATGTTTAGCTGGTTTGGTAGACTTTCAAGATTTAGTTATGCCACTTTAGCTTTATCGCTTTTTTGCGTTGCTATAATTCTTTTTTATCTAGGCATTAAAAGTCTTATATTTAATAGCTTGCATCTCATAAACGCCACTCAAATGTTTGAATCAACCATTCTTCTAACGCTATCTTTGGCTATTTTAGATCTAGTTAAGGCGTTCTTTGAAGAAGAGGTTTTGGGCGTTAGTAATAACAAAGAAAAAGGCTTGTCAAAAACAATGGTCAAATTTATAGCTTCAATCATCATTGCTTTAGCGATTGAGTCTTTGATGTTAGTATTTAAATTTGCTATGACTTCGCCGAGTGAGATAATATACGCAGTTTATCTCATCGTTGCCGTTTCTATTTTGATAGTTGGGCTTAGTTTTTATATCTATATGAGTAGAAAAGTTTAGGAGTTTAAATGGAAATTTTACCAGCGATTGATTTAAAAGATGGCAAAGCTGTTAGGCTTTTAAAAGGCGATATGAATACAGCTAAAATTTACAGCAGCGCCCCTTGGGAAGTAGCAAAAGAATTTGAAGATATGGGAGCAAAGTGGCTTCATATTGTGGATTTGGATGGGGCTTTTAGCGGTAAACCTGAAAATTTTAAAGTCATAGAAAAAATTGTGAGTTTTACAAATTTAAAAGTTGAAGTAGGTGGCGGGATACGAGATGAAGTAAGAATAAAAGATTATCAAAATTTAGGAGTTGATCGCTTCATTTTAGGCTCAATAGCTCTAAAAGATCCAAAATTTGTAAAGCAAATGGCAAAAAATTACTGTATTGGCGTAGGAATTGATGCTAAAGATGGATTTGTGGCAGTTCAAGGTTGGGGCGAGATTTCAACTATAAAAGCTACTGATTTAGCTAAAATTTATGCTGATGCAAATGTAGATGCGATAATTTGTACTGATATCTCAAAAGATGGCACTCTAAGTGGTGTAAATGTAGAATTTACTAATGATATTGCCAAAGCAAGTGGGATAAAAACTATCGCTAGTGGCGGAGTTGCATCATTAGATGATATTAAAAAGCTAAAAAACGAGCCTGAAATTTATGGTTGTATCGTAGGAAAGGCGTATTATGAAGGAAAAATCAACCTAAAAGAGGCTTTTAAAATTTAATAAATTTCTAAAAAATTAAATATTATCTATTTTATATTAGGGGAGTGCTTTGAATAGAGTTATTTTTGTGTTACTACTTATTGTTTTGAGTGGTTTTATTGTTGTTATTTATATAGACATTAATGATAAGGATATTTTTAGCGATAAGCTAAAGTGTTATTTAGGAAATTCTAGCTCTTGCTTTGATCTTGGGGTTGACTTTTTAGTAAAAGATGAAGATATGAATCTTGCAGTTGTTTTTTTTGAAAAAGGCTGTGCTAAAAAACATGCCCAGTCTTGTAATAATCTTGGAGTTCTATATCAGCAGGAGTATCTAAAAGATATTGATAAAGCACAAAAATTTCTTGATAGGGCTTGCGCTTTGGATTATACACCTTCTTGCAATGCACTTGCTTCTATATATCAAGGCGGTACAGAGGTCAAACAGGATTTAAAAAGGGCTTTTGGGTATTATAAAATTTCTTGCGATAAAAACGATTCGTTGGGTTGTAACTCTGTAGGTCTTTTTTATCAAAGCGGACAGGGTGTAAAAGAAGATATGGTTAAAGCTTTTGAGTTTTATGCAAAATCATGCGACCTGGATAATAACACAGGGTGTAACAACTTAGCTATTTTCTATCAAAATGGTTTAGGCGGAGTAAAAAAAGATCTAAAAAAAGCTTCAGAATTTTATTTATCAGCTTGCAAAGCTGGAAATATTACATCTTGCAATAACCTTGGTTTTATGTATCAAAATGGTTTAGGTGTTGTGCAAAATTTAGAGTTAGCAACTAAGTACTATGGATATGCTTGTGCCCAAGGAGAGTCAACAGCTTGCCTTAATCTAGGTGTTTTAACACAAAGTGCGGCGCAGACTATAAATGATTTAGAAATTGCACTAAATTTATTTCAAAAATCATGTGATTTGGGAGATAATACAGGTTGTGGACTTTTGGCTGATATGATTAATATAATAAATAACGGAATATCTAAATAAATAAAATTATGTTCCAAATAAAAGTTTAAGAGTTAAAAAGGTTTTCCCTTTTAACTCTTAAAAATTCTAACTATAGTTAAAAAACATACTTAATATATATAAAAACCATCAAATTAATTGTCTTTTAAAGATAAAACTAATACAATTTGTCATATGTTATTTTAAAGGATAATTAATGAAAAAATTATTTACCTCCTTTGCAATGTTGATACTTCTCATTGGATCTTGTTATGCTGAAATTTCTGAAATAACAAAAAAATCTTATGAGCTTATCAATATTGATAAAGTTAGAGATGATGTAAATCCTATAACCAATAAGCAAAGATGG
The sequence above is a segment of the Campylobacter corcagiensis genome. Coding sequences within it:
- a CDS encoding PDC sensor domain-containing protein; this translates as MIIKELEEFRVNRQKIRAYLCYIFTRNFPNYLEDISLEILELGFEKISHELLRYDAFYILDKNGYQIKSKSKLKGSDMGDGLNRSLRSYYYNAVREKRCYLSEPYPSSLNGELCVTISMPIYDINKELLYVVCADIGLVDILRLLGKNSMFSWFGRLSRFSYATLALSLFCVAIILFYLGIKSLIFNSLHLINATQMFESTILLTLSLAILDLVKAFFEEEVLGVSNNKEKGLSKTMVKFIASIIIALAIESLMLVFKFAMTSPSEIIYAVYLIVAVSILIVGLSFYIYMSRKV
- a CDS encoding tetratricopeptide repeat protein, whose amino-acid sequence is MNRVIFVLLLIVLSGFIVVIYIDINDKDIFSDKLKCYLGNSSSCFDLGVDFLVKDEDMNLAVVFFEKGCAKKHAQSCNNLGVLYQQEYLKDIDKAQKFLDRACALDYTPSCNALASIYQGGTEVKQDLKRAFGYYKISCDKNDSLGCNSVGLFYQSGQGVKEDMVKAFEFYAKSCDLDNNTGCNNLAIFYQNGLGGVKKDLKKASEFYLSACKAGNITSCNNLGFMYQNGLGVVQNLELATKYYGYACAQGESTACLNLGVLTQSAAQTINDLEIALNLFQKSCDLGDNTGCGLLADMINIINNGISK
- the hisA gene encoding 1-(5-phosphoribosyl)-5-[(5-phosphoribosylamino)methylideneamino]imidazole-4-carboxamide isomerase, which produces MEILPAIDLKDGKAVRLLKGDMNTAKIYSSAPWEVAKEFEDMGAKWLHIVDLDGAFSGKPENFKVIEKIVSFTNLKVEVGGGIRDEVRIKDYQNLGVDRFILGSIALKDPKFVKQMAKNYCIGVGIDAKDGFVAVQGWGEISTIKATDLAKIYADANVDAIICTDISKDGTLSGVNVEFTNDIAKASGIKTIASGGVASLDDIKKLKNEPEIYGCIVGKAYYEGKINLKEAFKI